CTGTGGCCCCAGTGCAGAAGCCCAATCTGGGCAACAACTCGGGCGCCGGCGGGCTGAACTTGAACAATCTGAACCCCAGCCTTCTGGCCGCTGTGGTCGGCAATCTGGGAAACCAAGGTGGCAGCCTATCCAATCCTCTGCTCACTTCATCCCTCAACAACTTGGGCCTCAGCCTGGGCAACTCTGGCGGCAATGATGATCCCATTTCTTCGGGCATCGTGGGTCTTTCCAATAACTATAGTAGCGGCGGCAGTGGAGGTGGCAATAACTACAGCTCTGGCGGAAACAATCCCTACAGTGGCGGCGGAGTTACCGGCGGGAACGTTGGATATAATGCTTACAGCAGCTCTGGGGGTGTTGGCGGCGGCAATGGAGGAGGCGGCTTGGGCAACCAGCAGGACGGCAACGACTACAATTCTGGCAACAATCTGGACATTTTTGGCGGCGGTAGCAATGTGGGCAATGCCAATTCTGGTGCTGGCAACGCAGGGGCTGGCTCTCGCAAATCGGATACGATTATCATTAAGAATGTGCCCATGAGCTGCACCTGGCAGACGCTGCGCGACAAGTTCCGTGAGATTGGGGATGTCAAGTTTGCCGAAATACGTGGAAATGATGTGGGTGTTGTGCGATTTTTCAAAGAGCGCGATGCCGAGTTGGCTATAGGTAAGTCTTTTGCAATTATGGACTGAAAGTGCAGGTGAACTAATTGTGGTTTCTTCTACCCTGTTCCCCCTTTGCAGCGCTCATGGATGGCTCTCGTCTAGATGGTCGCAACATTAAAGTAACGTACTTTTAAGTTAGCGGTTTAAGTTTAAAGTGTATTTACTCTGTAATAGTTAAGCGAAAAAACATGAAAATGAACCACAGCCGCCGAGCGCCGCATTGTTTGATGACCAATGAACGGACTTTCTTTATTCCACAAGCAATACAGCCATGCAGCCATACAGGCATATGTATGTGAGGCACAGACACAGAAGATTTCATCCCATATACATTTTATTCTCGTATAacttttatatatatataaattcaTATTATTATGTACTCTAATATTAAAATAACTGACGTTCCAAAACCACAGCCCACAAATCCGAAGACGCAATTCTAATGTTATTTCTAAGCGATTGAATTACAGCCAATAAAACAATGTAAAATCCCATTGTTAAACATTGTTCACGTTCAAGTTAACAATTTGTGGAGTACGAATGTTAGTTGAAATGTTTTATTATACTCAAGGAAGTAAGGATTGGATTGTACAAGTTATTGATCTCGGAGCCTTTTAGATATTTAAGCCCTCGTCTGCAGGCATGGCTCCGTCTCTCTCAACGAGGCCTTAAGGGCAGTAAAGGCATGGTTTCCATGACACTGCCACTGCTCTTTCACCCACCGCTCGGTAAGTACAGTTCACACccggaaaaaaacaaaaaataatccCACCATCGTAGTCGCTCCCCAGATATAGAACATCTCAGATTCTCTACGTCTATAGCACTATTGATCATGTCCGTCTGAACTCTCTTAAAGCAGTAAAATACATTTGTATAGTCGCATAACAACATTGGGTTTGCGGTGGGGTGACATTTTGTGGAATAGTAATGTTGAAATGTTAtctttttatttataatgGTTTCTTAATCTCTACAAGCATGAGTGACTTGAATGGTCATACTATAAGACTGTCTACAGGGTTTCGGTCCATGAGGATTCCATCGCTTGTGTAAATGGGAAAGGTATACGATGTTCCTACTTTGTGGGAGCGGCTGCCGGCGCAGTCTTGAAACGTTCCAAGCGTGCGCGCGCCTTCTCAGAGTAAATGGCCTTTGACTCTGGcgtagcagcagcagtagctgGAGTCCAAGAAGCCTCAACTGCTGTGCCAAAACGCTCCTTGCGCTTCAGCAGGCGCTCGTCGGCCAGTGTCTTTGTGGTCTTCTCGGGAACCACACAGCCAAAGCGTTCGGCGCGACGCTTAAGAGCTTCCTTTTGCTTTTCGTCCgtttccttgtttcctttatTAGCCAAAATTGATGCGCTCGAGGACTTGTTAATTTCAGTAGCAATAGACGCAGTTGCGATAGTGGGGGTGATGCCGAATTTCTTGGCCCGGAGGTTCAAACGTTCTTCTGCGGTTAGTTCAGTGAGCTTCTTGTCCGCGGACTTTTCGCCTTCCTTGCTTCCTCCAACTAAAATGGGGATGCGTTTGGTTTTGGTTGGAGTTTCCTCTGGCGCATCCTTATTAGCTGTGGGAGACCCGTTCTCCTTGGATGCAATGGTGGGCGTCGTTTTACAGCCTTCTGTGGTCGATAACAGCTGAGAGTTATTTCTTTTGAGCACAATCTTTTTGGCAGGCAGGGCTGCTGTTGCAATCGTTTCCTCGTTGAGGGCGCTGTGTCCATCCAACAGCAAGTCGGGTACTATTGCAGCTGTCGGCGTGCCCACCGGGCTCTTGAGTAGCTCATCGTCATCGTGCTCGTCCCCCAGCAGCTTGTCCTCATCATCGTCGGCCAGGGAAACGTCATCATCGTCTATGGCATCTGCTACGGCGCTGTCGTCAAGCGAGATATCACCCTCCAACAGGGCCGTCTGCAAGCGATCCTGCAATTCATTTTTGTTTCCATTAACAGGCAGCCCACGCATTTTCAGCTCGCGCTTCAAATCAGCAACCTTAGGGACGCAAGCAATTAGTTGCATTTTTTTATGGCTTAGCTGGTCAACTCACCTTCATTTTGGTAACGTCGCTTTCCGGCATTTTTCGCTGTTTTTTGCTATTGACAAATGTGAACTAGAGAACTAGCGATGGCACTATCGGCACTATCGATGGTGCCAACTGTCGATTCATGTTCAAATCGTCTCTGATAAGAGGACTCGCCTTAAGGAACAAAATATTAATATGTTCCTTTTCttaaacgaggtggaacgttgtgagttgctgcggactaagtcagtatggctctcctccggcagacgccgctaatattgaaccacacgacaaagagtgcgtgcgagagagacagaaaatcagtctgagcgtgacgtcgggcgctgcgtagccactgaaaattgatttcttgcttttggctacaaaaatgatccgatctgatccagattcagcaatctgatagatatggtcattatctatgattctgcgtttttagttttctcgaatgtgcaatattgtggatgcaacagattttcgtcttttgtgggggcggaagggggtggggcgaaattctgagatatacgttttatagtgagatctaacagaagtgcggataccaaatttggttactctagccttactcggacggacggacggacagacggacagacagacagggctcaatcgactcggctattgatgctgatcaagaatatatatactttatggggtcggaaacgattccttctggacgttacacacatccacttttaccacaaatctaatataccccaatactcattttgagtatcgggtataataagaaTTTCTGGCTTATAAAGAAGTAATATTGCTTAAAAcaaataattaaatttaaaaaaaattctgTAACTCAGCTCGAAAACTATCTATAGACTATCGATGTTTTTATAAAAACTATCGTTCATTATCGATAGTGCCAACCGAAATAAGACgctatatttttaaaatataccgacTAAAATATACTGACTAAAtcaagttatattttacatattcctcgtttttaatattccgtggaataaaATAGCTAGATAAAATATTTTGCCATGCCCAAATAATTTTATCCGAGCAATGAATTAATTTTttacttaactggcttattgtaaacacttgcttttattggattgataaaattaacaaaatataccactatataccgatgaaaaacaCAATCTTAGCTCACCTAACCCGCCTCTATTTGAAAAGGCGACCAACTTGGGTTAAACCACGGAAAATCCAGTACAAACCCAAACCAAAAATGTAAAAATAAGTTTATATGGACATATTATAAGTGGTGTATACCAGTCCGTCCTGGGTCAGTAAAACTGACCAATATGGCATGAAGGCAGAAACGACCACGGACAGAATGTTTGGATGTGTCGTGTTAATATTCCCCAATAGTTGAGGCATATTCACCCTTAGCGACACTCTTGTCTCTAGTTTTCAACTATTCAACCAAACATTCAGGGCTGGGCCAAAGTTCACTTTTCGCCAAAAAACATTCTGAATCTGTTTCAGCTCCTGAATATGAAAATCACGTACATTTTCCGTTGGGTTCACCTTTTCAATGGTTGGGAAATGCAGTTCCAATCACCACCATAAGTCGATCAAAGTAGAGTATATAAGTACATCATTTAAAAGTATGGAATAAGACTCATTGTTCAAAGAAAGCGAAAAAGAGTGCATTAACCGATTTGAAAAGAGCCAATAACCGTTTCGAAGGAAGCAGCTCGGccatcgatactatcgactggATAATCGATGGAGCTGCGCGCCAAAGTCGAATTGTGTGAAAGTGAATGAGAGTCAAGTGATTTAGAGTGGGAAACACTTCCTGCGACTGTGCAGACACGTGTGATTGCGCATGGCATGGATGTCGGCGATCTGCGGCAGACGCTGCAGCTCCGCGGAACGACGACGTTGACAGTGATCCGGATCGCAGAGTGTTCAGCCTAAAACGCGGTAATGTTGATCTCCTGCAAGATGTGCATGGAAACAAGGGGTTTCCTGTAGAGAGGAAACAGGAGATTAAACATGGGTCCAGAGGATCGCCATACTCGTTGCTAACTTGTCCTAAGTTGGCCAAGAGGCTGACCTTTGTGCCATTTGCCAGCGAACGCTTGATGCAGTGAACTCTTCTTTCGATCTGGAAGAAATTAAAAAAGGATAAGGGGCGCTCAGCATCTTGGTAATCCTTACCTAGTAAATATAATGCGCGATCGGATATTCTTGACGGACAGCGGGCAGCCTTTCGTATTTTAAAATGTTCATTGGCGTGAATTAAACTAACAAAATATcaaaaatttaattattcAATCAGCTTTAATAGTGTCATATCAGCCAGATTTGAACAGTGTCATATCAGTCAGCTTTATTAGTTTCATAGCTTCTGACCCTTAAGTCAGTGCTAACACTGAAGGCGCCAATTTGAGACGCCAATTCGGCAATAAATAAACAATCGTATCTCACATTTTGTTAGATTTTTTAGATTCGCATATCAACTACCTGGAACTGAAAGGCTTTATTCCAGAACACTCGTATAACTTTGTACTGTGGATTGTTATTGGATCTCataatatttgtttttgtcaCTTCAATTTCGGTCGCCCTCCCCCTCATGTTCTCGCCGATGCGGACGGAGACGGATCCCGTAGATAAGATATAATATATGAGTGCCGTTCAGAAATAGCACCCGTACACCCTACACTCCACCCATCGCCCGAGCAAACGCAAGCCCCGACCGGAAACGGGAAATGGAAACGCAATGCAATATTATCTTTTGTCGCCTGTTTCTGATGCTATTCTTAATccctgtccgtcccttcagcgaaTCGGATTCGTTGTGTCTGGCGCTGAAGACACTGGTGCATGGCCTTGAGAACAGTGCAGTTTTCTCGCTTACATCAATTCAACGTTCGCCAAGTGCTCCTAGTAGCTGCACCTGCTGGCTCTCCTTTAGGTACGCCTACCCATTGCTCCTTTTTTCGTCTCTCTTGGTATTTCCATCCCCACGCTCCCTGTTTCTCCGTCGCAACTGCACACATGGCATGGTTGCAACATGCTCAGATGCAGAGGCAGATGCTGGCGTAAGTAAGTTCGAGTGGCTGTACCTAATTGGCACTGCTGCACATTcatatttattaataattttCCGGCACTTCTGTTTGCTTTGACCGCCAGGCTTGGAGGTCGCAGCCTTTGTCACTTAACCCTCGTGCCTCCAAAGAGTGGCACGGCCAGTGCAGTGGTAGTTCTAATTAATGTAATGCTCCATCAACGTGTTTCCTAATTGAACTCATTTGCCGCCGTTCCACATAATAAACGCCACGCCACTCTTTTGGTCATACTCGTAGACGGACAAGCCAAGTATGGTGTTCTTAGCTTTAATTACAGTTACAGCCGCCCGTCACAAAGCTTTGGGCACACACGCACTCGCTGGACAATGCCGTTGATTAATGGCTTATGACAGATATTTGAGTTTGGGCTTGGACAGAGCCAAGCAGAGGGATTACGCAAGCGGATTTACTCTGTTCTGTCCGGTTCTCTGCAAAGATACTCGTACAATTCGTTCCCTCAAACATTTTAAACCCTTTTACAAAGCGTAACCCCTGCGTAACCAGAAGTTAAGTTCCTTTCCTTCCTTACCATCGATCCTCACTACGGTGGCAGAGGCATTTTTGCAAAGTATCTCAACTCTGTTCTGCGTGTAAACAATGACTAATTGATAAGTGCAATCGGCTGATAAACTCTTATTTCAAGTAACATTTctctcactcactctctctctctctctctctatctttcTCTCAGCACTTCTTAGAAGCCCGCCCACAACCAACAAAAAAGAGGAACGACTGTGCGCTTACTTATCAGACCTACAGCATACAGTTCGCTCCCGCTCTGGCCAGCTGATAAAGCGAAAGAAAGCCCCCAGAGGCAGGCAGTCAGGcaggccagagccagagctagagagccgagccgagccaCTGAAGCAACTGGTTCTCTCTATTTGTGGCGTCGTATCCGTCAGATACAAAAACGGCTGCCTCTCAGATGGCTTGCGACTGCACGAGTGATCGGTTGTGTTGTGGTTTTGTGTACGTTGATTTTTCCGCTCTCGTTCGCGCCGCTGTTTGTACGCCTAATCTGCAGCTCCTCCGCCCGTTGGCTGCGATCAGTTCGGACGTCATCGCCAGACGTGTCGCTCGATTGATTATTGCAAAAAGAAAAGCTTCGAGTACGTCGTATCTAAAAGTACGTGTCTGTGCAAAGTTATACGCATGTGAAATCAAGTTCACTTTAGATGCAGCTTGGCCAAAAACAAAGTTTACATCATTCGATATTCGAAATCAACAGCCTTCGACCTTGCGTGCTTTTGTGTGCTGTTCTGTGCTCTTTGTGCTCTCTGTGCCTGTGTGGCTATAATATTGTGGCTATATTTTGTGTAAACATTGTTAGCATAGATCAGTGGAATCAGTGGATGTGGATCCGTGGGAAGACGAGCTCCTCAAAACTGGCAGGGCCAGCGCCCGTGCCCGCTCCCGAGAGGCTTTCGTGATCGTTTCTTTATCACCTGAGTCACTTTGTATGGCGCTCACGTCACAGCCAGCCCCCCCAACGCCCCCGCCTctgtctggtctggtctgtgCAGCTCTGGAATGTCTCTCTCTTCTCCGCTCTTCGCTCTCCCCTGCCGActgtctctctcgctcacTAGATCTGTGCGCCTTTATGGGTTCGTCCGTTACCATTTTTAGTTAACAAACAATTATATGGTTACACACAGCCATTTAGAGGCCATTGCAGGAAACAAAATACGTGCCTCCACACCCCCTACTCCACCAGGTTCgacccccaccccccactcCCCACTTCAACAGGCCCATCCGCAGAGACACATCAAATCAGTAATCAATTTATTCCGACCTATGGCACAATAAATACTCCGTATTAACCTCAATTAATTTAGCTAATTGAGAGCGCGTGCCCTCGCAATCTGCCATTTGACTCTGTTCTGAATGCGTCGTTCTCTATGGTTCTCGCCTTCGACCAGGTAACAGTAACGGCAACAGTACGGTAACCATAGCCGTAGTTCTAGTTATCGCCGTTGCTTTTTCAAGTCCAATTCCCTATATATGCACACTCACACCCATACGGATCTATTATCTTATCTAATCAGTTTATTAAATACGAAAACACAGCGAGAAACCATAAAagaacccacacacacacaattccTCATTTATTTTTGCGAAAAAAGAGGAAGACCGCTCCGCTACCACAGCTAAACTTTTGTGCACAAGTAGGGGTAGAGATTGGGTGGATAGCTTTGGAGCACCAATAAAATCTAGTTTTAGAAGTGCAGATTGTGCTTGGCCTAATGAAAGCACTTCAGACTTTCTCCTGAATTCCTGGGATTATCCTCAGCTATTTAGCTTCTAAAGAATAGTTTCTCCTGTCTCTCATACGTCAAATATGACTACTCTTATTCTCAGTTAATCCAagaaagataagttaaaattAGAAAAATTGTGATATTGAGTAATCCCGGTTGGAGATTATGGAGTTGTGAGTAATATATTGACTAGCTCGCTGTTGGAAAACTGTTTATTTATGGATGCTGTATATGGGAAAGGGGAACGGAACGAGAGTCTAGCAGCTGAATGATGCACCCATTTACTGAGACTCACAAGCAGGGCGCTGATAAGGCGCAGTCCACAAAGGACTGAAGTGAACCGAGCTGAACCAGACTGGCAATTGCACATGAGTCTGCTCTATAGTGGACATTAAGTGTCGTTTAAGTCAAATAAAAGCTTCAAGAcctccctcctcctcctcctcctcctcctcctcctccccatCATCATGTGCAATGTCAGTGGTCTGGCCAACGAAAGACTGCAGCTAGAGTGTGAAATGTTGCAAGTGTTCCAAGAACactccaacaacaacaaatacgTAACTTGATATGTAAAGTAAAGTTTACAAGAGGCCAAccccacagcaacaacagcccAGAGTAGCCCAGAACAGAACAGATAACAAAGCGACGGAGCGGAGAATATTGTATATGAGTTATAATACACTCCCTCCATACAATACACTCTTTATATTGTATACAAGGGTATTACAAAAAGAGCTCAATTAtgtttaaataatttattatGAGTATTAATTACAATGCAAGCCGGAGCGGCTTCCCGGCTTGATAAACAGTTTCCGTTTATTTTCGGCTCTATGGGAGATATGTATGTGGTATGGTACTCGGATTATTTATAGGGCGTATGGAAATTCTCTGCAGGAGTTTAACTTGCACTTTCCATCCCTTGCCGTTGGCTGTTCTCACACCTGTTCTCTTATCCCCAAGCTATCCGAAACAGTATTGGGAATGTTCCACTCAT
This region of Drosophila miranda strain MSH22 chromosome 2, D.miranda_PacBio2.1, whole genome shotgun sequence genomic DNA includes:
- the LOC108154110 gene encoding uncharacterized protein LOC108154110 isoform X1, with translation MPESDVTKMKVADLKRELKMRGLPVNGNKNELQDRLQTALLEGDISLDDSAVADAIDDDDVSLADDDEDKLLGDEHDDDELLKSPVGTPTAAIVPDLLLDGHSALNEETIATAALPAKKIVLKRNNSQLLSTTEGCKTTPTIASKENGSPTANKDAPEETPTKTKRIPILVGGSKEGEKSADKKLTELTAEERLNLRAKKFGITPTIATASIATEINKSSSASILANKGNKETDEKQKEALKRRAERFGCVVPEKTTKTLADERLLKRKERFGTAVEASWTPATAAATPESKAIYSEKARARLERFKTAPAAAPTK
- the LOC108154110 gene encoding SAP domain-containing ribonucleoprotein isoform X2, producing MPESDVTKMKDRLQTALLEGDISLDDSAVADAIDDDDVSLADDDEDKLLGDEHDDDELLKSPVGTPTAAIVPDLLLDGHSALNEETIATAALPAKKIVLKRNNSQLLSTTEGCKTTPTIASKENGSPTANKDAPEETPTKTKRIPILVGGSKEGEKSADKKLTELTAEERLNLRAKKFGITPTIATASIATEINKSSSASILANKGNKETDEKQKEALKRRAERFGCVVPEKTTKTLADERLLKRKERFGTAVEASWTPATAAATPESKAIYSEKARARLERFKTAPAAAPTK